In a genomic window of Coriobacteriia bacterium:
- a CDS encoding TPM domain-containing protein, with protein MVRRLFAVAALTAALFALPQMAFAEYVLDEANVIPPDIEARIEALSARIESSTPGAEIAVVTVKSLDGRTIEEVAEARFDELGVGSEKLDNGVLLMVAPVEKKVRIEVGYGLEGAIPDGRAGALIDEDVLPRFSEGDLAGGIEAGHARLASYVAAEYEAGAVDVPGDSASGDWMIVFIIVLVLGGIVGFFVLATAKGWIKPGPPGGGSSGGFGGPSSFGGSGGFGGGSSGGSGGGFGGGGSGGGGASRGW; from the coding sequence ATGGTGCGGCGACTGTTCGCCGTCGCGGCGCTGACCGCGGCGCTGTTCGCGTTGCCTCAGATGGCATTCGCGGAGTACGTGCTGGACGAGGCCAACGTGATCCCGCCTGACATCGAAGCGCGCATCGAGGCACTGTCCGCGCGCATCGAGTCCTCGACGCCCGGTGCCGAGATCGCGGTCGTGACGGTGAAGTCGCTTGACGGCCGCACGATCGAAGAAGTCGCCGAGGCGCGCTTCGACGAGCTCGGTGTCGGCTCGGAGAAGCTCGACAACGGCGTGCTGCTGATGGTCGCGCCGGTGGAGAAGAAGGTGCGCATCGAGGTCGGATACGGGCTCGAGGGCGCCATCCCCGATGGACGCGCGGGCGCGCTCATCGATGAGGACGTGCTGCCGCGCTTCAGTGAGGGAGACCTGGCAGGCGGCATCGAAGCGGGGCACGCTCGGCTGGCGTCCTACGTCGCGGCCGAGTACGAGGCTGGCGCCGTTGACGTTCCTGGTGACTCCGCAAGCGGCGACTGGATGATCGTCTTCATCATCGTGCTTGTGCTCGGAGGGATCGTGGGATTCTTCGTCCTCGCCACGGCGAAAGGATGGATCAAGCCGGGACCACCTGGAGGCGGCTCGTCGGGCGGCTTCGGGGGGCCGAGCAGTTTCGGTGGTTCAGGAGGTTTCGGCGGTGGCTCGAGTGGAGGCTCGGGAGGCGGCTTCGGCGGTGGAGGCTCCGGAGGCGGAGGAGCGAGTCGCGGCTGGTAG
- a CDS encoding DUF2149 domain-containing protein, whose amino-acid sequence MTEDPRRIPDSACFLSSGEETSFMRSRSGFADDAGDPMESTGNLFDVAILIGVGFMIFALSSFGLQDLLSDEDITIVKNPGTAEMEIIIKDDGEVKTLKRTEQQAQGEGQAVGTVYRLEDGRMVWIPEGGTPADAVPATPEAPTEP is encoded by the coding sequence ATGACCGAGGACCCGCGGCGCATCCCCGATTCGGCATGCTTCCTCTCCTCAGGCGAGGAGACTTCGTTCATGCGTTCGCGGTCCGGCTTCGCCGATGATGCGGGCGATCCGATGGAGTCCACTGGCAACCTCTTCGACGTGGCGATTCTCATCGGCGTCGGCTTCATGATCTTCGCGCTCTCAAGCTTCGGCCTTCAGGATCTGCTGTCCGACGAGGACATCACCATCGTGAAGAACCCCGGCACCGCGGAGATGGAGATCATCATCAAGGACGATGGCGAGGTGAAGACCCTGAAGCGCACCGAGCAGCAGGCGCAGGGCGAGGGTCAGGCCGTCGGCACCGTGTACCGTCTTGAGGACGGTCGCATGGTCTGGATTCCTGAGGGCGGCACACCCGCAGATGCGGTACCGGCGACCCCTGAAGCGCCGACCGAGCCATAG
- a CDS encoding MotA/TolQ/ExbB proton channel family protein, whose amino-acid sequence MGDMFGRVGHYLAQPQDIIYSVASALLYPVLFFEVLALLYVAFHTGVLTVEAISRRRARRLLDVEGAAGELAEAGATSDPKKAADALRHFDYGPVVGPAARSLIAQGLSRIRTLKILGDAERTAIRRLDKTRIFIRLGPILGLMGTLIPISPALVALAKGDTETLSANLVVAFSTTVVGLLIGAIGYLTALARERMYAQDLADLEYVLEHVGARR is encoded by the coding sequence ATGGGTGACATGTTCGGGCGCGTCGGGCACTACCTCGCGCAACCACAAGACATCATCTACTCCGTGGCCTCCGCGCTGTTGTACCCAGTGCTCTTCTTCGAGGTGCTGGCGCTGCTGTACGTGGCGTTTCACACGGGAGTGCTGACGGTAGAGGCGATCAGCCGCCGCCGCGCCCGCAGGCTGCTCGATGTGGAGGGAGCCGCCGGTGAACTCGCCGAGGCTGGCGCCACAAGCGACCCGAAGAAGGCCGCTGACGCGCTGCGGCATTTCGACTACGGCCCCGTCGTTGGCCCGGCCGCTCGCTCGCTCATCGCGCAGGGCCTCTCACGGATTCGAACCTTGAAGATCCTGGGCGACGCCGAACGCACCGCGATCCGGCGACTCGACAAGACGCGCATATTCATCCGTCTGGGTCCGATACTCGGCCTGATGGGAACACTCATCCCCATCAGCCCCGCCCTCGTGGCCCTCGCCAAGGGTGACACCGAGACGCTGTCCGCAAACCTGGTCGTCGCGTTCTCGACGACGGTCGTAGGCCTGCTCATCGGCGCAATCGGGTACCTTACGGCGCTTGCCCGCGAGCGGATGTACGCGCAGGATCTTGCGGACCTTGAGTACGTCCTCGAGCACGTGGGAGCGCGGCGATGA
- a CDS encoding PQQ-binding-like beta-propeller repeat protein — MVLCALIVAPSLGAPTSASAVAAGPRNYTFYNPNPRFSGTWTDLTEARVGGARTLSLTRREIWSHTLGGGATPRSVVRLASGATLIADEAGRRVVELDASGRITWSFSDEDESSLKGPVSAFPGVSGTVVIADSAGRQVLEVGRDKQVVWSYSSSDDPSLRAPQSARPVPGTNDILISDAGTGRVVQVSRAKTPVWSSGVAQQPRSAARLANGETLIVDEARHRVLAVGSGGGAVAWQFGVDGQKGSGSSHLDSPTAAERLDDGSTLIADSGNGRVLRVAAHGNVLDVYGSGMNGSPESVRADGGIWPTAEGVLMADANSGQITETGYVPSGTYETGDLDLGVPGVNKWVTEILPSIDLPNGTAARVYYSLNGGEWQRAGSGDDFYIEDSRPAGFMRMRVDLSTEDLGISPVIKKLNAAFYLAEPPVYRPKPKPKPGSGSGDTTPSATTSGTPGGSSTGGTGGVALGTGTGAGTGIGGISIGDGAPKSAEVVAVNVTEAEANDLLSGYVLDEKTLSKEPTGGGGGALVDPAGLIAAALILSFAYGMGVSSPITRTAFEAATRPIRRIVLGSLNG; from the coding sequence GTGGTTCTCTGCGCGCTGATTGTCGCTCCGTCGCTTGGAGCACCGACGTCGGCATCCGCGGTGGCCGCAGGGCCTCGCAACTACACCTTCTACAACCCGAACCCACGTTTCAGTGGCACGTGGACCGACCTCACTGAGGCCCGGGTCGGGGGCGCTCGCACGCTCAGCCTCACTCGGCGTGAGATCTGGTCCCACACCTTGGGTGGCGGCGCGACACCGCGTTCCGTCGTCCGGCTCGCTTCAGGAGCCACGTTGATTGCCGACGAGGCCGGGCGACGCGTCGTCGAGCTGGACGCATCCGGGCGCATCACCTGGAGCTTCAGCGATGAAGATGAGTCCTCGCTCAAGGGTCCCGTCAGCGCGTTCCCCGGCGTCAGCGGCACCGTGGTGATCGCGGATTCCGCAGGCCGTCAGGTGCTCGAAGTCGGTCGTGACAAGCAGGTCGTCTGGAGCTACAGCTCTTCCGACGACCCCTCTCTTCGCGCGCCCCAGTCCGCACGCCCGGTGCCAGGCACAAACGACATCCTGATTTCGGACGCGGGCACCGGCCGCGTCGTACAGGTCTCGCGTGCGAAGACTCCCGTCTGGTCCTCGGGGGTTGCCCAGCAGCCACGCTCCGCCGCACGTCTCGCCAACGGCGAGACGCTGATCGTCGACGAGGCGCGACACCGGGTGCTCGCCGTCGGCTCCGGTGGAGGCGCAGTCGCTTGGCAGTTCGGGGTCGACGGTCAGAAGGGCTCCGGCTCCTCGCATCTGGACTCGCCGACAGCGGCGGAACGACTGGATGACGGTTCGACCCTCATCGCAGACTCCGGCAACGGACGCGTCCTTCGGGTCGCCGCGCATGGCAACGTGCTCGACGTGTACGGCAGCGGCATGAACGGCTCCCCCGAATCCGTGAGAGCCGACGGCGGCATCTGGCCAACCGCGGAGGGCGTACTCATGGCCGATGCGAACAGCGGTCAGATCACGGAGACGGGCTACGTCCCAAGCGGCACCTACGAGACCGGGGACCTCGATCTGGGCGTCCCCGGCGTCAACAAGTGGGTCACCGAGATTCTGCCCTCCATCGACCTGCCGAACGGAACGGCCGCCCGCGTCTACTACTCGCTCAATGGTGGCGAATGGCAGCGAGCCGGCAGCGGAGACGACTTCTACATCGAGGACTCTAGGCCCGCGGGCTTCATGCGAATGCGCGTCGACCTCTCGACTGAAGATCTTGGCATCTCACCTGTGATTAAGAAGCTCAATGCGGCGTTCTATCTCGCGGAACCACCGGTCTATCGGCCGAAGCCTAAGCCAAAGCCCGGAAGCGGCTCCGGGGACACGACTCCTAGCGCCACAACCAGCGGGACCCCAGGGGGATCCTCGACCGGCGGCACTGGCGGCGTGGCACTGGGGACCGGAACCGGCGCAGGTACCGGGATCGGCGGCATCTCGATCGGTGACGGAGCACCGAAGAGCGCCGAGGTGGTGGCTGTCAACGTCACCGAGGCTGAGGCGAACGACCTGCTCTCAGGCTACGTGCTGGATGAGAAGACCCTCAGCAAGGAGCCGACAGGAGGAGGTGGCGGGGCGCTCGTCGATCCTGCGGGCCTCATTGCCGCCGCACTCATCCTGTCGTTCGCCTACGGCATGGGTGTCTCTTCGCCGATCACGCGAACGGCATTCGAAGCCGCAACTCGTCCGATTCGACGTATCGTTCTAGGGAGTCTCAATGGGTGA